The nucleotide sequence CGGATATCTCACATCGCTTTGTGTTCCGTTATAACTAAACCTGAAAGAAGATTGTGGTAACTTTAATTTTAAGTCGCTATTCTCCAAATTAATATCCAAATTCTTGAAATTACTCCCCAAATTATTGATCTCTAAACTTCCAAAAGTACCCGATAAAATTCCGGTTTCATTTAATCTGTTAATTGCTATATCACTACTATTAGAAATTAGTTTGATACTTTTTATGGTATTAATATCACAGCTTGGTAAATAAGACGCATTTAGCACTCCGTAATCCCAATTATCCACTTTTACCGGAGTATAAGAAACTTTTACATGCGTATCTTTACCACTAACTCTATTTGCTTTGAAAGAGGCGTGAGAAAGCTCCGCTCTTAAATTTTGAGCTTCATCCAACTCCACTTTCCCGTAGCGAACGTTCAGTTTAATCCTGGCGTTTTTAGGAGCCTTGATTCTAATGGTTTTTTGGGCTTTAGAATTGCTGTTATTACGAGTCATTATAATCTTGCTAGGACCGCCTTCGTCACCATACTTTTCTTCCATTTGTTTTTCAATGTTTTCTCCCCAGGCTTCCATTTTCTTTCCAAAAGATTCGCCCCATTTTTCCATACTGGATCCAAAGGACTCGCCCCACTTTTCCATGCTTTTTTCGAACTCTTCCTCATTAATTTCTGCATTTTGCTCAAAACTCGAGGCCCACTTCTCCATCTTCTTTTCTAAATCTTTGCCGAATTTTTTATCAACTTGTTTTTCATATCGTTCCAGATAAGCATCTCCGTCTTTGCGATAAGCTTCGTAATCGAAATTCAACTCGCCCATATTCGCAAACATATCTGGCGGTAACGGATTTTGCGCCATACTTTCTAATAATGGGTTTACTAAATTATTCATTATCGGTCCTAATAATTCTGGTAATTGCGCTAGCGCATCGTTCAGTTCTGCATCATTAGCAGTTATATTCCAATTATTGTTATCTGATTTTGATAATATTTGCACTTTACTCTTAGACCCACTGGTAGACAACTTCCAATTATCCATTAATGTGTTTGCTTCGTTATTAGAAACACCTTCGTTTATGAAAGCTTCTATAGAAACGCTGTTTTTGTTCCAACTTTCTAAGATGATATTAGTGTTTTTTGCATCTACATCTACGATTACATTATCGTTTACATCATACTCACGCTGCAACATATCTTGTGCAGACATTGTTATACTACATCCAAAAAGGAAGAGTACTATATAATTAAGCTTGTATATTTTCATAACTATTATCTTTTGATTCTTTAATGTCTTTTAGCTTTTGTTTTAGTTTGAACAACAATTCTAATCTAAGCTGTAAGTTAGCGACCATAGCTTCGATGGTTTGTTCATTGGGCCCCAACTCGTTTAATTCGTTATTTAATCTTTTGTATTCCTTATCCAGCTCTGTAAGTTGCTTCATGAAAGAATCGATAAGCTCTTTATTTTTATCGTTAATTTCCAGTTTTGCGAGTTCCATATTAAGGCTTGCCATATAATAATCTTCGATCTTTTTATACTGTGGCGACACCTCACTTAACTGAAATTGTTTTGTTATTGCTGAATCTTGTGCTTCTTTTTCAGTAGGCTTCTCATCTGTAGTTTCTACAACCTGAGTTCCGTTGGAGTCTATTCCATTAAAATTTCCACTGAAATAGAAAAATCCTCCTGCAGCTAACGCCACTACCAATATTGCTGCGATTTGCAAATACCACCTACTATTGCCTGATTTTTTCTTTTCAGGAAAAGCTGTATTTAAACGATCCTCAAATCTGGACTGATGCCCATCTGGCATTTTATGTTTCTGTCTTTCCTTATCTTCCTTCAGCATTTTTCTTATATCCTGTCCCATATCTCTTAGCTTTTTAATTTTTTATCGAATGATCATCTAAAAAAATCCTTCGATTTAAAACTGTGTTTTTCTATTCATTTCTCCTGATTGATTATCAAGATTCCTGATCTTTTCTTGCAATTTTTTCTTTCCGCGGTGTACCAGCGTCCTGGAAGCTACCTGAGTAATATTCAGTATTTCTGAAATTTCTTCGTGATCGTAACCTTCTACTAAAAATAGCATTAAAGAATAACGATACTTTTCTGGAAGTTCACTGATCGTTATTTTAATATCTTCGACGGTAATCCCATCATTAACGCTCCAGTCTTCTTCTTCGTCGACTTTTCCAAGAACTTGCTCGTTCATCGCAACTAGCTCTAGCTTCTTTGCTTTTAGCTTATCTAGACATTTGTTTATGACGATTTTTTTTAACCAGGCTCCAAAGGTGACCTCTCCGGTAAATTGATGCAGTTTTGCAAAAGCTTTTATAAAAGCTTCCTGCATCGCATCCTCTGCCTCCTGGGTATCGTTCATAAACCTAAATGCCACGTAATACATACCTTCACAGTATTTATTGTAAAGCTTTAGCTGCGCTTTGCGGCTGTTGTTCTTACAATCTTCTATTAACTGAT is from Zunongwangia endophytica and encodes:
- a CDS encoding RNA polymerase sigma factor, which gives rise to MLQHQLIEDCKNNSRKAQLKLYNKYCEGMYYVAFRFMNDTQEAEDAMQEAFIKAFAKLHQFTGEVTFGAWLKKIVINKCLDKLKAKKLELVAMNEQVLGKVDEEEDWSVNDGITVEDIKITISELPEKYRYSLMLFLVEGYDHEEISEILNITQVASRTLVHRGKKKLQEKIRNLDNQSGEMNRKTQF